GCATGTTTTGATCACATTATTTAATATAGTCCTATAAACAGAAATTATAGTAAAGAAATAATAGGAGAGATAATATGAGTACTAAAGACAATTTAATGGAAGCTTTTGCTGGTGAATCACAAGCAAACCGTAAATATTTGGCCTTTGCAAAAAAAGCTGAAGAAGAAGGATTCTTTCAGGTGGCCAGATT
The genomic region above belongs to Methanobacterium sp. and contains:
- a CDS encoding ferritin family protein, producing MSTKDNLMEAFAGESQANRKYLAFAKKAEEEGFFQVAR